In Kaistella sp. 97-N-M2, the sequence CCTTTCAGCTCCGGCAGCGCTTTTTCGAGCGTTAAACCGATTACTTCTTTAGACTTTCCCCAGGATTTAAGCATTTGGTCATTTGCAAACTCAATGGTCAAATCTTCGCCTTTGTAAATGGCGGTAGAATAATCTGAGATTTCCATCAACTCCTTAAAACGAAGTTCGCTGTCCCGTAGCTTTTTTTCGTTCAGTACCTGATCTGTAACTTCCGTGGCAACAATGGAAACACCAATAATTTGATTCAACTTATAAACCGGCGCATATATAAAATCGAAATAATGGGCTTCCAACTTTCCGTCCTGCTCCAATAAAGCCTTTACTTTCGATCCCTTGTAAATAATTCCCGTTTCTAAAACTCCGTTTAAAATGGCCGGAAAACCTTGAGTGGCAATCTCTGGAAGCGCTTCCAGAATAGGAAGTCCAATGATTTCGGGTCCGCGCTGCCAAAAATTCAGGACCTGCTTATTGGCATTTTCAATCACCAGATCTTTGCCCATCAAAATCGCTAGACCCACCGGTGCCTGACTGAAAAGTGAGGTTAAAGACTCCACGGCGATGGGATTATTCAGAAATTTTTCCATAAGCGAATTTAATTAAATAATGTTAATTAATAATCTGTCTTTTTGAAGTTTTAAAATAGGTCTTAGGTTTGGAATTGTGCATGCATGATGCTTAATAGTATGGTAAGATGATATGATTTTTATATGATGAGTCCTACTTTTCTTGTCAATATTTAAAATTAATGGTTATATTTGCACTTCGAAAACTCATCAATAAAAATGACTACAATATTTACACTCTTCATGATCCTTATCATGATTGCAAGCATCTTACTGATCATCATCGTTATGGCGCAAAATCCGAAAGGTGGCGGTCTTTCCGGAACTTTCGGCGGAACATCGGCGGCGCAGTTTGGTGTACAGCGAACCAATGATTTTATGGAAAAAGCAACCTGGGGTCTGGGAGCAATTATTGTAGTACTTATTTTACTAAGTGTAATTTTAACGGCAAAACCGTCCGTAAGTATGCAAAAGGCACCTGCACGAACAGAAGCTCCGGCACCGCAGACTGCTCCGGGTACGAACAATCCCGCTACACTTCCCGTACAGACACCTGCAGGAAATTAAGAAGCAAAAATTTACTCATCATAAAAAGAAAAAAGACATTCATTAATTTGAATGTCTTTTTATTTTGTTTTGCTCGATGGCGTGTCGCAATTTTAAACCGGCAGAAAGAAATAGGTGTTGAAGCGGCTTCTGCGTTTTATAATATTTATCCACAAAGATCTGCATAGCGCCGTAAAAACGATTAAGATATTTTAAATCCTTCACCGTGCTTTCGCCTTTGTGATGCAGGATTGAAGACTTACCGTAATACCAGTTCTTATAATTTTTTTGCAAAAGCGTAAAGCAGAGATCAATGTCTTCGCCGTACATGAAATATTTCTCGTCTAAACCGCCGATCTTTAGGTAAAGGTCTTTTTTCATAAGGAGAAAGGCGCCCGTAATAACGTCGACTTCCGCGATGGCGTCCTCTTCGATATCATTGCGGTAATAGGATTTCGATGTGTTTTTCCGAATGTTGGTGAAGAGTTTTTCAAAAGAATTAAACATATCCGGCACGGAGCGTTTACTTTCGGGCAAAAAATGACCCTCCGCGTCATGCATACGCACTCCCAAACATCCGAAGTTCGGTTGGCGGTCTGCAAAACCAATGATTTTAAACATTTCCGAATCTTCCAGTTCCGTATCCGGATTTAAAAGAAGAATGTATTCTCCGCGTGCTTCCCGAACGGCTTTATTGTTCGCCACGGCGAAACCTTCGTTTTTGGTCGCACCGATAAATTTAAATTCCGGGAATTCGGTTTTTAATCTTTTCCAGGAAGAATCCGGCGAGTTATTGTCGATCACAACTACTTCATAAGCCACATTCTGTACAAATTTTTGAATGGATGCAAGGCAGTTTCTTAAGAGATCGGTAACGTTATAATTGACAATAATAATGGACAGCTTCATTTCCCCTGCGATTTTAAATATGTGTTGCGCCCCCTTCTTACGGCATATTTTAATTTATAAAAAACAAAATAAAGAATATATTCCGAAAGACCAATTTTTTTGAGGCCGTACATTTCTCTGAGATTTTTCTGGAAACCCTTTTCCATCTCTTTTAAATTGGCCGATAAGCCCGAGACGCCGAAAGACCTTTTCCCCGAATCTGCCAGAAGCAGTTCTTCATTCAAAATGTACATCGAATTTCTAAAGGATATCCGTAACCAGTAATTTAGGTCCTCACCATATTTTTGTGCGCTGTCGAACAGACCAGTGTTCTCCAGGATTTCTCTCCTGAATATAACGGTTGAGGGTTGTGCTTCATTGCGGAACATTAACTTTCTAAAGGTTATCTCCGCTAAATTTTCAGCGTTAACCCTATAAGGATAAAGAAGTTGCTGTCCTACCCGCTTGGTGGCGAGAAAATTAACGTTAAAATCTGCATTTTCCAAAATATGCATTTGCCGCGCTGTTTTTTCCGGCAACCATTCGTCATCCGAATCCAGCAAAGCGATAAACTCTCCTTTTGCACGCTTTAGGCCGGCATTCCGTGCGTTCGAGACGCCGCCATTTTCCTGATTGATAAGAACAATATTCTGATGCGGATTCTGCAGGTGATAATTTTCGATGATGCTTTTGCTTCCATCTGTGGAACCGTCGTTGATGATGATGATTTCAAATCCACCTTTCCAGGTTTGATTTTTAATGGATTTTAAAGATTTTTCGATGCTCTTTTCGGCATTGTAAACTGGGATAATTACAGAGATCACGCGTTTTAATCTTTAAATAATTTAAGGCTAAAATAAGAAAATATCTTTAAAGACTAATCCTTTTCGTTGTAAGGCAATCGTTTCTGAATGGAACGTCCGAGAGAAATCTCATCCGCATATTCCAGTTCGTCACCCACCGAAATGCCGCGCGCAATCGTAGAAAAATTAACGTCGAAATTTTTGAATTTTCGGTAGATGTAGTAAGACGTTGTATCGCCTTCCATCGTTGCGCTGAGTGCAAAAATAAGTTCTTTGATCTCCTTGTTTTCGAGTTTTCGCTCGATGGATGAAATATTGAGCTGATTTGGACCGATACCTTCCATAGGAGAAATTTTTCCGCCTAAAACGAGATATTTTCCACGGAATTTCCCCGTATTTTCAATGGCCATCACATCGCGAACATCTTCTACAACACACAAAATCTCTTCATTGCGCTTCGGATTCGCACAGATTTCGCAAATCTCCGAATCGGAGAAATTATGGCAATCTTTACAGTATTTGATGTCGGTAACAAGTTTTTTTAAAGATTCGCCCAAAGCCAGCGCCTGACTTTCGGGCTGTTTCAACAAATGCAGCGCAAGCCGCAAGGCCGATTTCCGTCCGATGCCCGGAAGTCCCGAAATTTCCTCTACCGCTTTTGCTAAAACTCTACTCGGATAATCCATTGAGCAAAGATAGAATTCGAGCCGTAATATTCAAAATTAAATAGGTTGAGATTGAGTTAAGGTGAATGAGGGACGATGGATGATGGATAAGAAAGTTTTAGATAAAATTTATAAAGAAAAAATTCAATCGACGTGATTGCCGCGGCAATTGACCTAAAAAATAATATCTTTGGAAAAAGTAAAAAATGGTGCTGAAAAACCTCAATTATCCTCTGGATTTTAAATTTAAAATTACAACGCTTTCCAGCGATTTCAATATAACAGACCGGGATGGCAATTACGTCGCGTACGTGCGCCAGAAAATGTTCAAACTGAAAGAAGATGTCATTGTTTTCAGTGACGAAAGCAAATCTCAGGAACTCTTTCAGATTAAAGCCAACCAATGGATTGATTTTAACGCCTCTTATTCGATGACGGAAGTCGCGAGTGGTAAAAAATTCGGACGTCTCGCAAGACGCGGCATGCAATCCCTCTGGAAATCCCAATATGATATTTTCGATGAAAACGACGGGTCAAAATACCAGATTAACGAAGATAACGGCTGGGTAAAAGTTCTGGACGGTTTCGTAGGTGAAATTCCAATCGTGGGGATGTTCACGGGATATTTCCTCAACCCGTCTTATACGGTGAAAGATAATGCCGGCAAGGAATATTTCCGACTCAAGAAAATGCCGTCTTTAATTGGGCGGCGATTCCAACTCGACCGCTTGATCGACATTGCTGATGAAGACGAATCTTTGGTTGTTTTAAGTTTTCTGATGATGGTACTTTTGGAAAGATCTCGAGGATAAAAAATAAAATATTTCATGAAAAATTTAGTTTCGCTGGTCGTTTTTATGACGAATTTCTCCTGTACTCCAGATCAAAAAGCAGGAGTAAATGAATCGCGAACTGTCGAAAAAGCCGCTGTTTTTGACGCTAAAGAAAAAGTGCTTCCGAACAATGCGAAGCTGGAAACCTTTGCTTTTCCCGCTGAAGTTGAAGGTTGCTCCTGTTATTTCGCAAAAGACAGACAGGATTTTGAGCAGGAAAGATATGTTTATGTGGATGAATTCGGCAAAAATGCTTTTCTAAAATCCGAGGGAAAAATAATCAAAATTCCGTTAAAAAAAGAAGATTTCGAGGGCGACAAATTCACAAGAAAAATTCAAAATAAAGAAATTTCTGTAGAGATCGACGGAATAAAAATAAAAGACATGGAAGAAGTGATGATGTTTGAAGGAAATATGACGGTTACATATAAAACTGGCGAAAAAATAACGACTCCAATTTATGGCGAGTGCGGCTGTTAAATACTATTAAAATTAAGGATTTGCGCTTTCGAACTTTTCGGGAGCGTTTTTTTATTTGTAAATTTGAGATCAATAAATCAAAATAATGGAATTATCTCAATTAGAACCTCAAGTAATCTGGAAAAATTTCGCCGCACTGAATTCGGTACCAAGACCTTCAAAAAAAGAAGAAAAGGTAATTGCCTTCATCAAAAGTTTTGGCGAAAATCTGGGATTGCCGACAACGGTTGATGAAGTTGGAAACGTAATCATCAAAAAGCCTGCAACAAAAGGAATGGAAGACCGAAAAGCCATCGTGCTGCAATCCCACCTCGATATGGTTTGCCAAAAAAATAATGATGTTAATTTCGATTTCGAAACGCAGGGAATTCAGATGGAAGTCGACGGCGACTGGGTAAAAGCAAAAGGAACAACTTTAGGAGCAGACAACGGCCTGGGTGTTGCGGCGATTATGAGTGTTTTGGAAAGCACCGACCTTGCACATCCGGATCTGGAAGCCCTTTTCACCATCGATGAAGAAACCGGCATGACGGGTGCAATTGGCCTGAAACCCGGACAATTAAAGGGAAAAATTTTATTGAATTTAGATACAGAAGAAGATGACGAAATCGATATCGGTTGCGCAGGCGGCGTCGACGTAACGGCGTCCCAAACTTATCCCGTTGCAAAATCCACTGGCCAGATTGTAAAAATTACCGTTAAAGGTTTGCAGGGCGGACATTCGGGCATGGATATTCATAAAGGTTTCGGGAATTCAAACGTCATTCTGGGCAGATTTTTATACAGCGGCCTCGAAAAAGAAAATATTCAGTTAATTTCTATCGACAGCGGCAGTTTGCGCAATGCGATTCCGCGCGAAGGAAACGCGGTGTTTTCCGTTCGAAATGCGACTGAATTCATCGAAAATGCAGAAGAATTAAAAGCCTCTATCCTGGAAGAATTTGCAGCAATCGAAAAAGATTTGCAGATTAACATTGAAAATTATTCTACAGAAGAAAAAGCCGTTTCCGAAGAGGATTCAAAAAAGATCATTTTGGCTTTAAAAGGTGCGCATAACGGCGTTTACAGAATGTCGCCCGATGTTGCAGATCTCGTAGAAACGTCGAACAATATTGCACGGGTGGAACTGAAAGACGGCGCGTTAAGGATTTTAAACCTGTCGCGTTCTTCCGTAGAGTCCTCCAAACATGCGGTGGCGGACCAGTTAAAATCTGTTTTCGCCCTCGCGGGCATGAAAGTGGAATTCGGCGGATCTTATCCCGGCTGGAAGCCAAAACCCGGCTCGGAGATCGTGAAACTCATGGAGAAAATTTACGAAAAAGACTTCGGCGAAAAACCTCTGGTCGTTGCCTGTCATGCAGGTTTGGAATGTGGCATCATCGGCGCCAATTACCCGGAAATGGAAATGGTGAGCTTCGGTCCCACGATTCGCGGCGCACATTCGCCCGACGAAAAAGCCAATATTACTTCGGTGAAAAAATTCTGGGGATTTTTGAAAGAGATTTTAGCGGATATTCCGGCAAAATAAAAGCAATTCAAACCTTTATTAAAGCAAAATGCAAATCTGTATTTTGCTTTTTTTATTCTTTTAAATTATAAAAAATGACTACCGGGAAATTTCGGCCACGATTAATTATCCTCTCTGATCTCTGGGGAAAAGAAAGATCAGGTTGGGTAAAATATTACACCAAACACTTAGAAAATTATTTCGAAATTCAATATTATGACTCCTGCGAGCTGGCAGAAATTGACATTTTACATTATCATAAGGAGTCATTACACCAACAATTTATCAATGGCGGGATCGACAAGGCGGTTAAAAATTTAAAAATAAAAGA encodes:
- the secG gene encoding preprotein translocase subunit SecG, encoding MTTIFTLFMILIMIASILLIIIVMAQNPKGGGLSGTFGGTSAAQFGVQRTNDFMEKATWGLGAIIVVLILLSVILTAKPSVSMQKAPARTEAPAPQTAPGTNNPATLPVQTPAGN
- a CDS encoding glycosyltransferase family 2 protein, with the translated sequence MKLSIIIVNYNVTDLLRNCLASIQKFVQNVAYEVVVIDNNSPDSSWKRLKTEFPEFKFIGATKNEGFAVANNKAVREARGEYILLLNPDTELEDSEMFKIIGFADRQPNFGCLGVRMHDAEGHFLPESKRSVPDMFNSFEKLFTNIRKNTSKSYYRNDIEEDAIAEVDVITGAFLLMKKDLYLKIGGLDEKYFMYGEDIDLCFTLLQKNYKNWYYGKSSILHHKGESTVKDLKYLNRFYGAMQIFVDKYYKTQKPLQHLFLSAGLKLRHAIEQNKIKRHSN
- a CDS encoding glycosyltransferase family A protein, which translates into the protein MISVIIPVYNAEKSIEKSLKSIKNQTWKGGFEIIIINDGSTDGSKSIIENYHLQNPHQNIVLINQENGGVSNARNAGLKRAKGEFIALLDSDDEWLPEKTARQMHILENADFNVNFLATKRVGQQLLYPYRVNAENLAEITFRKLMFRNEAQPSTVIFRREILENTGLFDSAQKYGEDLNYWLRISFRNSMYILNEELLLADSGKRSFGVSGLSANLKEMEKGFQKNLREMYGLKKIGLSEYILYFVFYKLKYAVRRGRNTYLKSQGK
- the recR gene encoding recombination mediator RecR translates to MDYPSRVLAKAVEEISGLPGIGRKSALRLALHLLKQPESQALALGESLKKLVTDIKYCKDCHNFSDSEICEICANPKRNEEILCVVEDVRDVMAIENTGKFRGKYLVLGGKISPMEGIGPNQLNISSIERKLENKEIKELIFALSATMEGDTTSYYIYRKFKNFDVNFSTIARGISVGDELEYADEISLGRSIQKRLPYNEKD
- a CDS encoding aminoacyl-histidine dipeptidase, encoding MELSQLEPQVIWKNFAALNSVPRPSKKEEKVIAFIKSFGENLGLPTTVDEVGNVIIKKPATKGMEDRKAIVLQSHLDMVCQKNNDVNFDFETQGIQMEVDGDWVKAKGTTLGADNGLGVAAIMSVLESTDLAHPDLEALFTIDEETGMTGAIGLKPGQLKGKILLNLDTEEDDEIDIGCAGGVDVTASQTYPVAKSTGQIVKITVKGLQGGHSGMDIHKGFGNSNVILGRFLYSGLEKENIQLISIDSGSLRNAIPREGNAVFSVRNATEFIENAEELKASILEEFAAIEKDLQINIENYSTEEKAVSEEDSKKIILALKGAHNGVYRMSPDVADLVETSNNIARVELKDGALRILNLSRSSVESSKHAVADQLKSVFALAGMKVEFGGSYPGWKPKPGSEIVKLMEKIYEKDFGEKPLVVACHAGLECGIIGANYPEMEMVSFGPTIRGAHSPDEKANITSVKKFWGFLKEILADIPAK